The Stigmatopora argus isolate UIUO_Sarg chromosome 16, RoL_Sarg_1.0, whole genome shotgun sequence genome has a window encoding:
- the trim23 gene encoding E3 ubiquitin-protein ligase TRIM23 isoform X2 has product MAAFAAGINKQGSLTTMEPCFRHGRAAHGGTVKVLECGVCEDVFSLQGDKVPRLLLCGHTVCHDCLTRLPLHGRAVRCPFDRQVTELGDSGVWGLKKNFALLELLERLQNGATNQSGMTEDALRGMGECIIRCDEDESHTATMYCTVCATHLCAECSQLTHSTRTLAKHRRVPLADKPHEKTLCPQHQVHAIEFVCLEEGCQPGPLMCCVCKEYGKHQGHKHAVLETEANQIRASILDMAHCIRSFTEEVSDYSRKLVGIVQQIEGGEQIVEDGVSMAHTEHVPGTAESARSCVRAYFADLHETLCRQEEMALSVVDAHVRERLIWLRQQQEDMTILLSQVSTACLHCEKTLQQDDCRVVLAKQEINCLLETLQKSQHQFSELADHIQLDAGIPVTFTKDNRVHIGPKMEIRVVTLGLDCAGKTTILFKLKQDEFMQPIPTIGFNVETVEYKNLKFTIWDVGGKHKLRPLWKHYYLNTQAVVFVIDSCHRDRLMEAHSELAKLLTEKELRDALLLIFANKQDVPGAVSVEEMTELLSLHKLCCGRSWHIQGCDARSGMGLHEGLDWLSRQLVAAGVLDVA; this is encoded by the exons ATGGCCGCCTTTGCCGCAGGAATAAACAAGCAGGGCTCCCTGACGACCATGGAGCCGTGCTTTCGACACGGCCGGGCGGCTCACGGGGGCACCGTCAAG GTGCTTGAGTGTGGCGTGTGCGAGGATGTCTTCTCCCTCCAAGGTGACAAGGTCCCCCGTCTGCTGCTGTGCGGGCACACCGTGTGCCACGACTGTCTCACCCGGCTTCCCCTGCATGGCCGGGCGGTCCGATGCCCCTTTGACAGGCAGGTTACAGAACTGG GTGACTCTGGAGTGTGGGGGCTGAAAAAGAACTTTGCTCTTTTGGAGCTTCTGGAGCGGCTGCAGAATGGCGCCACCAACCAGTCGGGAATGACAGAGGACGCTCTGAGGGGAATGGGAGAG TGCATCATCCGCTGCGACGAGGACGAGAGCCACACAGCCACCATGTACTGCACCGTGTGCGCCACCCACTTGTGCGCCGAGTGCTCGCAGCTCACCCACTCCACCCGCACGCTGGCCAAGCACCGTCGCGTGCCGCTGGCCGACAAGCCGCACGAGAAGACGCTTTGCCCGCAGCACCAGGTGCACGCCATCGAATTTGTGTGCCTGGAGGAAGGGTGCCAGCCGGGCCCACTCATGTGCTGTGTTTGCAAGGAGTACGGCAAGCATCAGGGACACAAG cACGCTGTCTTGGAGACAGAGGCTAACCAGATCCGGGCGTCCATCTTGGATATGGCGCACTGCATTCGCTCGTTCACGGAAGAGGTTTCGGACTACTCCAGGAAGCTGGTGGGCATCGTGCAGCAGATCGAGGGCGGCGAGCAGATTGTGGAGGACGGCGTCAGCATGGCGCACACGGAACAT GTGCCCGGGACGGCAGAGAGTGCTCGCTCCTGCGTGCGCGCCTACTTTGCCGACCTCCACGAGACTCTCTGTCGTCAAGAAGAGATGGCGCTGAGTGTGGTGGATGCGCACGTCCGCGAGAGGCTCATCTGGCTGAGGCAACAGCAGGAAGACATGACCATACTGCTGTCCCAGGTTTCCACTGCCTGCTTGCACTGCGAGAAGACGCTGCAGCAG GATGACTGCAGAGTGGTGTTGGCCAAGCAGGAGATCAATTGTCTGCTGGAAACTCTTCAGAAATCCCAGCATCAATTCTCAGAGTTGGCCGACCATATCCAGCTCGACGCAGGAATCCCTGTCACTTTCACCAAG GACAACCGGGTTCATATTGGTCCCAAAATGGAGATTCGTGTTGTGACCCTGGGACTGGACTGTGCTGGGAAAACCACCATCCTATTCAAGCTCAAACAGGACGAGTTCATGCAGCCCATTCCCACTATTG GTTTTAACGTGGAGACAGTGGAATATAAGAACTTGAAATTTACCATCTGGGATGTGGGCGGAAAACACAAACTGAGGCCATTGTGGAAACACTATTATCTGAACACTCAAG CGGTGGTCTTTGTGATTGACAGCTGTCATCGGGACCGACTGATGGAGGCGCACAGCGAGCTGGCCAAGCTGTTGACTGAGAAAGAGCTAAGAGATGCCCTGCTTCTCATATTTGCCAACAAGCAG GATGTACCGGGCGCTGTCTCCGTGGAGGAGATGACGGAACTGCTAAGCCTCCACAAGCTGTGCTGTGGCAGGAGCTGGCACATCCAGGGCTGCGACGCCCGCAGCGGGATGGGCCTTCACGAGGGCCTGGATTGGCTGTCCCGACAGCTGGTGGCCGCAGGTGTCCTGGACGTGGCCTAG
- the trim23 gene encoding E3 ubiquitin-protein ligase TRIM23 isoform X1: MAAFAAGINKQGSLTTMEPCFRHGRAAHGGTVKVLECGVCEDVFSLQGDKVPRLLLCGHTVCHDCLTRLPLHGRAVRCPFDRQVTELGDSGVWGLKKNFALLELLERLQNGATNQSGMTEDALRGMGEQCIIRCDEDESHTATMYCTVCATHLCAECSQLTHSTRTLAKHRRVPLADKPHEKTLCPQHQVHAIEFVCLEEGCQPGPLMCCVCKEYGKHQGHKHAVLETEANQIRASILDMAHCIRSFTEEVSDYSRKLVGIVQQIEGGEQIVEDGVSMAHTEHVPGTAESARSCVRAYFADLHETLCRQEEMALSVVDAHVRERLIWLRQQQEDMTILLSQVSTACLHCEKTLQQDDCRVVLAKQEINCLLETLQKSQHQFSELADHIQLDAGIPVTFTKDNRVHIGPKMEIRVVTLGLDCAGKTTILFKLKQDEFMQPIPTIGFNVETVEYKNLKFTIWDVGGKHKLRPLWKHYYLNTQAVVFVIDSCHRDRLMEAHSELAKLLTEKELRDALLLIFANKQDVPGAVSVEEMTELLSLHKLCCGRSWHIQGCDARSGMGLHEGLDWLSRQLVAAGVLDVA; encoded by the exons ATGGCCGCCTTTGCCGCAGGAATAAACAAGCAGGGCTCCCTGACGACCATGGAGCCGTGCTTTCGACACGGCCGGGCGGCTCACGGGGGCACCGTCAAG GTGCTTGAGTGTGGCGTGTGCGAGGATGTCTTCTCCCTCCAAGGTGACAAGGTCCCCCGTCTGCTGCTGTGCGGGCACACCGTGTGCCACGACTGTCTCACCCGGCTTCCCCTGCATGGCCGGGCGGTCCGATGCCCCTTTGACAGGCAGGTTACAGAACTGG GTGACTCTGGAGTGTGGGGGCTGAAAAAGAACTTTGCTCTTTTGGAGCTTCTGGAGCGGCTGCAGAATGGCGCCACCAACCAGTCGGGAATGACAGAGGACGCTCTGAGGGGAATGGGAGAG cAGTGCATCATCCGCTGCGACGAGGACGAGAGCCACACAGCCACCATGTACTGCACCGTGTGCGCCACCCACTTGTGCGCCGAGTGCTCGCAGCTCACCCACTCCACCCGCACGCTGGCCAAGCACCGTCGCGTGCCGCTGGCCGACAAGCCGCACGAGAAGACGCTTTGCCCGCAGCACCAGGTGCACGCCATCGAATTTGTGTGCCTGGAGGAAGGGTGCCAGCCGGGCCCACTCATGTGCTGTGTTTGCAAGGAGTACGGCAAGCATCAGGGACACAAG cACGCTGTCTTGGAGACAGAGGCTAACCAGATCCGGGCGTCCATCTTGGATATGGCGCACTGCATTCGCTCGTTCACGGAAGAGGTTTCGGACTACTCCAGGAAGCTGGTGGGCATCGTGCAGCAGATCGAGGGCGGCGAGCAGATTGTGGAGGACGGCGTCAGCATGGCGCACACGGAACAT GTGCCCGGGACGGCAGAGAGTGCTCGCTCCTGCGTGCGCGCCTACTTTGCCGACCTCCACGAGACTCTCTGTCGTCAAGAAGAGATGGCGCTGAGTGTGGTGGATGCGCACGTCCGCGAGAGGCTCATCTGGCTGAGGCAACAGCAGGAAGACATGACCATACTGCTGTCCCAGGTTTCCACTGCCTGCTTGCACTGCGAGAAGACGCTGCAGCAG GATGACTGCAGAGTGGTGTTGGCCAAGCAGGAGATCAATTGTCTGCTGGAAACTCTTCAGAAATCCCAGCATCAATTCTCAGAGTTGGCCGACCATATCCAGCTCGACGCAGGAATCCCTGTCACTTTCACCAAG GACAACCGGGTTCATATTGGTCCCAAAATGGAGATTCGTGTTGTGACCCTGGGACTGGACTGTGCTGGGAAAACCACCATCCTATTCAAGCTCAAACAGGACGAGTTCATGCAGCCCATTCCCACTATTG GTTTTAACGTGGAGACAGTGGAATATAAGAACTTGAAATTTACCATCTGGGATGTGGGCGGAAAACACAAACTGAGGCCATTGTGGAAACACTATTATCTGAACACTCAAG CGGTGGTCTTTGTGATTGACAGCTGTCATCGGGACCGACTGATGGAGGCGCACAGCGAGCTGGCCAAGCTGTTGACTGAGAAAGAGCTAAGAGATGCCCTGCTTCTCATATTTGCCAACAAGCAG GATGTACCGGGCGCTGTCTCCGTGGAGGAGATGACGGAACTGCTAAGCCTCCACAAGCTGTGCTGTGGCAGGAGCTGGCACATCCAGGGCTGCGACGCCCGCAGCGGGATGGGCCTTCACGAGGGCCTGGATTGGCTGTCCCGACAGCTGGTGGCCGCAGGTGTCCTGGACGTGGCCTAG
- the ppwd1 gene encoding peptidylprolyl isomerase domain and WD repeat-containing protein 1 — translation MAAVENNVELKRKADQTQDEEGENEEWVGPMPSEAATTKKRKVLEYERVYLDNLPSAAMYERSYMHRDVITHIACSKTDFIITASQDGHIKFWKKKEDAGIEFVKHFRSHLGVVESITVSVDGALLCSVGDDQAMKVFDVVNFDMINMLKLGFHPGQSEWIYNPGDAISTVACSEKSTGKIFVYDGRGDGQTLHVFDNMHSSPLSQIRLNPKYRVIVSADKAGMLEYWTGLPSEFKFPKHVHWQYKTDTDLYEFAKHKTYPTSLVFSPDGKRMATMATDRKVRLFRFLTGKLMRVFDESLTMFTELQQMRQQLPDMEFGRRMAVERELEKVDGIRLTNIIFDETGHFVLYGTMLGIKVINVETNRCVRILGKLENIRVVKLSLFQGIAKAMQVAPTVEMKASDNPALQNLEPDPTVFCTAFKKNRFYMFSKREPEDTKSADSDRDIFNEKPSKEEVMAATQAEGPKRISDSAIIHTTMGDIHIKLFPVECPKTVENFCVHSRNSYYNGHIFHRVIKGFMIQTGDPTGTGMGGESIWGSEFEDEFHSTLRHDRPYTLSMANAGPASNGSQFFITVVPTPWLDNKHTVFGRCTKGMEAVQRISNAKVHPKTDKPYEDISIINITVK, via the exons ATGGCGGCAGTTGAAAACAATGTGGAACTGAAGCGAAAAGCCGATCAAACTCAGGACGAAGAAGGAGAAAATGAAGAATGGGTCGGGCCGATGCCGAGTGAAGCTGCAACCACCAAGAAAAGGAAAG TTTTAGAATATGAACGTGTCTACCTTGACAATCTGCCTTCAGCTGCCATGTATGAAAGGAGTTACATGCACAGAGATGTGATCACACACATTGCTTGTTCCAA gaCAGATTTCATTATCACGGCCAGTCAAGACGGTCACATCAagttttggaagaaaaaggaaGATGCAGGAATAGAGTTCGTCAAACACTTTCGGAGTCATCTTG GCGTCGTTGAGAGCATCACAGTCAGCGTTGATGGCGCTCTCTTGTGTTCCGTCGGTGACGATCAGGCTATGAAAGTGTTTGATGTTGTCAATTTTGACATGATCAATATGCTCAAACTGGG CTTCCACCCTGGTCAGAGCGAGTGGATCTACAATCCCGGGGATGCCATTTCCACGGTGGCCTGCTCGGAAAAATCCACCGGAAAGATCTTCGTCTACGACGGGCGAGGGGACGGCCAGACGCTCCACGTCTTTGACAACATGCACTCCTCGCCGCTGTCGCAGATCCGCCTGAATCCCAAATATCGTGTGATCGTCTCCGCCGATAAAGCGGGAATGCTGGAATACTGGACAGGCCTTCCCTCGGAATTCAAGTTCCCCAAACACGTGCATTGGCAATACAAGACGGATACGGATTTGTACGAGTTTGCCAAACATAAAACGTATCCCACCAGTCTGGTGTTCTCACCCGACGGAAAGAGAATGGCCACCATGGCTACTGACCGGAAAGTCCGACTCTTCCGGTTTCTCACGGGGAAATTGATGAGAGTGTTTGATGAATCTTTAACG ATGTTCACAGAGCTGCAGCAGATGAGACAGCAGCTGCCCGACATGGAGTTTGGCCGGCGGATGGCGGTGGAACGAGAGCTGGAGAAGGTGGACGGCATCCGTCTCACCAATATCATTTTCGACGAGACGGGCCACTTTGTGTTGTATGGGACCATGCTTGGCATCAAAGTCATCAATGTGGAAACCAACAG ATGTGTGCGCATACTTGGGAAGCTGGAGAACATCCGTGTGGTCAAGTTGAGTCTCTTCCAAGGCATCGCCAAGGCCATGCAAGTGGCACCCACCGTGGAGATGAAAGCCTCAGACAATCCTGCCTTGCAGAACCTGGAGCCGGACCCCACTGTATTCTGCACTGCCTTTAAGAAGAACAGATTCTATATG TTCTCAAAGAGGGAACCCGAAGACACCAAGAGCGCTGATTCCGACCGAGACATTTTCAATGAAAAGCCCTCCAAGGAGGAGGTCATGGCCGCCACGCAGGCCGAAGGCCCCAAAAGAATATCGGACAGCGCCATCATCCACACCACCATGGGCGACATCCACATAAAGCTCTTCCCCGTAGA GTGCCCCAAAACTGTGGAAAACTTCTGTGTGCACAGTAGGAACAGCTACTACAACGGACACATCTTCCACAGAGTCATCAAG GGCTTCATGATCCAGACTGGAGACCCCACAGGCACCGGCATGGGTGGCGAGAGCATCTGGGGGAGTGAGTTTGAGGACGAGTTCCACTCCACACTGAGACATGATCGACCCTACACGCTCAGCATGGCCAACGCGGGTCCGGCTTCCAACGGTTCGCAGTTTTTCATCACAGTGGTTCCTACG CCTTGGCTTGACAATAAGCACACGGTGTTTGGAAGGTGTACCAAAGGCATGGAGGCTGTGCAGAGGATCTCCAACGCCAAAGTTCACCCCAAAACGGACAAACCGTATGAAGATATAAGCATCATCAACATCACTGTCAAATGA
- the cwc27 gene encoding spliceosome-associated protein CWC27 homolog: MSNIYIQEPPTNGKVLLKTSGGDIDIELWSKEAPKACRNFVQLCMEGYYDGTIFHRVVPEFIIQGGDPTGTGMGGESIYGMPFKDEFHTRMRFNRRGLVAMANGGPHDNGSQFFFTLGRADELNNKHTIFGKVTGDTVYNLLRLADVECDNNERPLKPHKIRSSEVLHSPFDDIEPRETKKAKRETEKEGKKSQSKATKNFSLLSFGEEAEEDEEMVNQASQSLKGKSKSSHDLLKDDPRLSSVPAVDKGAKTSGDEAKDEESERMSELIRAKLKKEKESEKASELREEEEMRKKSSRSEELRKEVRQLKKELKALKQREDGPKPVVDEVKDESKKPTSEAVAEYLEERKKYDERKKDERKKGSGREQQTMEVLNRFKTKLSTAISEAPEVEEDEEELAEDDDRGWLGHLLQFDEQSRKVKDAAVPDEDTFEIYDPRNPVNKRRREESKKIMKEKKAKR, encoded by the exons ATGAGTAATATTTACATTCAAGAACCACCTACGAATGGAAAG gtcCTGTTAAAGACCTCTGGAGGTGACATTGACATCGAACTATGGTCCAAAGAAGCCCCTAAAGCATGTAGGAACTTCGTGCAGCTGTGCATGGAAG GTTACTATGATGGAACAATATTCCACAGGGTGGTCCCTGAATTTATCATTCAAGGTGGAGATCCCACTGGGACCGGGATGGGAGGAGAGTCCATCTATGGAATGCCATTTAAG GATGAGTTTCACACCAGAATGCGCTTCAATCGTAGAGGTTTGGTCGCTATGGCCAACGGCGGCCCCCACGACAACGGCAGCCAATTCTTCTTCACTCTGGGACGTGCTGATGAGCTCAACAATAAGCACACCATtttcggcaaa GTGACCGGAGACACGGTCTATAACCTGCTCAGGTTGGCAGACGTGGAATGTGACAACAATGAAAGACCTTTGAAACCACACAAAATAAGATCTTCAGAG GTACTTCATTCTCCTTTTGATGATATTGAGCCACGTGAAACAAAGAAAGCCAAGAGGGAAACAGAAAAAGAAGGGAAGAAATCCCAATCAAAAGCCACAAA GAACTTCAGCCTGCTGTCGTTCGGTGAGGAGGCTGAAGAAGACGAGGAGATGGTCAATCAAGCCAGTCAG agtctAAAAGGAAAAAGCAAAAGCAGCCACGATCTCTTGAAGGACGATCCAAGACTCAGCTCTGTTCCAGCTGTCGATAA ggGAGCGAAGACGTCTGGAGATGAAGCAAAg GACGAGGAGAGCGAGAGAATGAGCGAGCTTATCAGAGCCAAGTTGAAGAaggagaaagagagcgagaaagCCAGCGAGCTCCGGGAAGAAGAGGAGATGAGAAAGAAAAGCAGCCGCAG CGAAGAGTTGCGCAAAGAAGTTCGGCAGTTAAAGAAGGAGCTGAAGGCGCTGAAGCAAAGAGAAGATGGCCCTAAGCCCGTCGTGGATGAAGTCAAGGATG AGAGCAAAAAGCCAACCAGCGAGGCTGTCGCCGAATATCTGGAAGAGAGAAAGAAGTACGACGAGCGAAAGAAAGACGAGCGCAAGAAAGGTTCAGGCAGAGAGCAACAG ACCATGGAGGTGCTCAACCGTTTCAAGACTAAGCTGTCGACGGCCATTAGCGAAGCCCCGGAGGTGGAAGAGGACGAAGAAGAGCTGGCAGAGGACGACGACAGAGGATG GCTGGGCCACTTGCTGCAGTTTGACGAGCAATCCCGAAAGGTCAAAGACGCCGCCGTGCCGGACGAGGACACCTTTGAGATCTACGACCCGCGGAACCCCGTCAACAAGCGGCGACGAGAGGAGAGCAAGAAGATCATGAAAGAGAAGAAGGCTAAGAGGTGA